The Meriones unguiculatus strain TT.TT164.6M chromosome 14, Bangor_MerUng_6.1, whole genome shotgun sequence sequence TGTCATTAGGGGaacagaggaggaaagaaaataacaTTGCGTAGTGGTACCAGCTAGGATAGAACTCGGCTGGCTTCACAGGTTTAGGGCGAGTGGTCCACTCTTCCCTTTCTGGCCATTTTCTCGAAAGCTTAAGTGTTTTGAATTTATAGTTTTGAGTTATAGTTCTGATCCAGTGACTGTCCTATGTGAACTCATCATAGACCCAAGAGGCAGCCCGAGTTATTGGGCACTGACTTTCTGCACACACTAAGagtgaaaatgaccattgacaGCCGCTCGGCACTCATCTCTTCCTCCTTCACATGTCAGTTCACATCCTCTGTAGTCTGGTAGGTACTTCAGTGTCCACAGACTAAGTGCCTCTGGAGATCTGCCCACCACTCTCCTAGCTCTCAGTTGGTTGCCTTCAGCCAGGCCCGTGTGCAGGGAGGATAGCTGGCCCCAGTTATCAGGCAGTAGTTGCACAGGTTATCCAAGTTATGCTCCCTGTTGGGGCTGTTTGTTTATCTGTAAGGATATTGCAGGGTCCTGGCAGGCCATGGTTTGAAGAGTGCAGGGTTATGAATAAGAACtgactttatttacttatttttaagatGGGGGCCTTACTATTGTATGGCTCTAGTGGCCTGGGGCTCGATATGTAGAGCAGGGTTGCCTCAATTTCCAAGATGTGCCTGACTCTTGAGTATTTGTGATTATAGGAGTGAGCTTCCATACCTGGCCTGGCAGAAAGAACTTTAAAACGCAGCTAATTTATATGGCCTGCTTGGTAGATCAGCCACTTCATCACTTTGGCAACTTGCAAAGTCCCTGAGATAATCAGTATGAAACCCTGATATAAACTACAAAGTGCTAAAAAGTACGTGTCTGCAACCCCAGTCCTCAGGAGGCTAAAGCCACAAGGGTAGAGAATTCAAGTCTACtttaggctacatagtgagactctatctcataaaacaacaaaaacaaaaatatagttAAGATTTTAACTacatttttcttctgtatctgtgtgcacacatgtgtgcaaatgtgAGCACGCGTGCATATGTGCCATGCTTTAAATGTGAAGGGGCCAGAGGACAAACTTGAGGGAGTTGTTTCCTCTACCACACAGGCTCTTGAAATCAAGATCCGGTTATCAATCTTGGTGGCAAGTATATttatttacctgctgagctatcttgccagGCCCCCAAAGACATGTTTGTTATTGTttatcttctgttttattttatatgtatgggtgtcttgcctgcattGTATGTCTCTGATGTGCATACCtagtaccctcagaggccagaagtgtgtcagatcccctggaactggagttataggcagctaTGAGCTTCTAAGTAGGTTGGGGGGAAATTGAACTGGGCTCCTTCGGAAGAACATtcatccagtgctcttaatccactgagccatctctcctgctttgtttttgtctatttctttctttctttctttcattctttctttctttcttttttccttccttccttccttccttccttccttccttccttccttcctttttctttgttttctttgtgtctttttttctctatgtctatctgtttatctatctgtctgtctgtctgtctgtctgtctatctatctgcctatctacccacctacccacctatcttatttttgagacaagttctgaCTATAGCAGCCTTAGCTGACCTGGAacactgtgtggaccaggctggcctagaactcagagatcctcctgtctctgctttctgagggCTGGGGGGTTAGCTGTTGTCTGTGCTGTCTTGCCTCATCACACATGGCATCATTTTTACTTATTAATCATACCTTTTCCTACCTGTCGCAGGAAGGAGTTTTTTGATGGCTGTAAAGCAATAAGTGCAGACAGCATTGATGGGATCTGTGCACGGTTCCCTAGCCTCTTAACAGAAGCCAAACAAGAAGATAAATTCAAGGATCTCTACCGGTTTACATTTCAGTTTGGCCTGGACTCTGAAGAAGGGCAGCGGTCACTGCATCGTGAAATAGCCATTGCCCTGTGGAAACTAGTATTTACCCAGAACAATCCTCCGGTATTGGACCAGTGGCTAAATTTCCTAACAGAGAACCCTTCGGGAATCAAGGGCATCTCCCGGGACACTTGGAACATGTTTCTTAACTTCACTCAGGTGATTGGCCCCGACCTCAGCAACTACAGTGAAGATGAGGCCTGGCCGAGTCTCTTTGATACCTTTGTGGAGTGGGAaatggagagaaggaaaagagaagcgGAAGGGAGAGGTGCGCTCAGCTCAGGGCCCGAGGGCTTGTGTCCAGAGGAGCAGACTTAGTTGCTCTGTTCCAGGAGCAGCACTGAGGATCTGCCTGCTGCCCTGCAGCCAAGCGAGGAATTGGACCTTTCTGGAAATTACTGAAGATCCGGATATTTTCTACTTTACACCTTTCTCTGCCTTGTATTTGAAAGGGCTCTAAAATGCTGTATCATGTTTTAGGCACTTTCTTCAGTTTTTTGGTTATTttggttatttctttttttgggtGGGAAATCCCCCAAAATATTTGAACCTGGCTACATGTtgtgtacctttttttttttttttttttgttaagctTTCAGATAGAATAAGCCTGCCATTTCTTGCACAACTTtattagatttgttttgtttttgtgggggaGGGTGTAGGCCCGGGTTGGGGAGTGGGACTGTTAGGTTGAATTAACATTACAAAATGATACAGTGCCAGATCTCAGTTTTGCATATTGTTTTTCAGGGCAGGTCTGTACTGTGTGTAGTGCTGTTTACATGGTTGAATTTAGGttgtaataattattttaaaagatttacacAGACATGAATACAGTGTTAACTGTTAGCCACATTGCATTAATTTCCAGACAGTTTGGAGCTCTTGGAGAGCCAAGGCCAGTCAAGAGCATTTGCAGTCTgacaccccaccccatcccttcaAGCTAATTTATCCAAAGCCCTTATCTTCCTCAATTCGTGCTCATTCCTTCTTTGACCTATTGTATTTCATGTTTAATTTATCCATCATCATGCTGTACCTGTCAGTCAAGtgagcagttttgttttgtttttttgttagaaCACATTGTACTGAAAACCACTTAAGCATTGAATGCAGAGAAAGCAGTGCTACCTCAGTTTTGCTGGAAGTAGACTTCTTTGATagttttctttgatgtttttgtattttcatgtCATAAGTGGAAATACtccttccccccgccccccccctttTCATTTGCCTTGGAGCCAAAGTTTCCGTTCCGGGTGGTGAGAAAAGTGTGCCTGCCAGCCAACCAGCCGACCTGAAAGAAAGCTGTGGCGTGGAGCTCTGCTTcaaactgtttctgtttttgttttgttttctttagtttttgttgAGTATCATCAGCTTACTTGTCTGGCAAGTGCAGAAGCctgaggctggcctgaactctGCCAAACAAATTATCCAAGTGTATTGAATCATTAAATGTGTGCCCTCTCCCCCTTTGCTGCGCCCACGTTGTCACTTAGCCCCCAGGagttatttattatctttttgttAATGTCAAGCTCATTTGGGGTAATGTGATGACTGTTTAGGTTTACATGACCCTCCTCTTTTTCCCTTAACCccagatatgtatatatacatatataagatatgtatatattttacctttataaaatatatatatacacatatatgtatctatatccCTTCGTTTATTTGTCTGCTAAAACTGGCCATAAAGAGAGAGCTGCCTTCGATTTGTAGTTTAAGAAGATGCCAGGGAGCATCATAAGTGGAGGCTGTTGTATATGAATTTGGACATTTTCACTAAAGAGAACATGAATTTGCTCACAGGAAGGAGGAACCAGTTCTCTAAAGTCCACATGTTCACTCTACAAGGCCAGCTTTGGCCAAGCTGCCACTGGGGCCTGAAGAGCTGACTGTCCTACCTAGTTCTACGAGAAGGACCCTCTTGATAATTTCCCATTAAAAAATATCCTCAAAAAAATTGTACTGGAAAGTGGGTGGCAGGAGCTTGTACAGTTCAGCTTCCAACACTTTGGAACAGATTAAAAAGGGAatcttttaataaataaaagttacaaAAATATTTATACTCTTGATACAATGAAAAAGTGTCTATTAAGTATTTGGATTTTTCTCCTTTGATTAGCCTACCCCAAATCCTGGGTATATGTTCCTCAACTTGGTCAAGAATTGCATGCTTTGAGTTCTTCCTCTAATTGGAATTGACACAGGGAACATTTTTGTAAGTCTCACAGTTGTCCTTTCTTGAGGGACAGATGAGAAACTTGAAAATCAGCCACAGACTAAAGATAGTGTTGGAAAGCCCAAGAGGCTTGGGCCAGATGTGCCCCTTCTAGCCAGAATAAGACAAAGTCCTCCAGTAAGTATCCAGGGGACCAGCAGTTTCTGAGGGCACAGCTACATTGCAGTATTTGGATAAGATCTCATCTGGCCAGTTGTTCCCAATTCTGGGTTAGGTAGAAGCCCAATGAGGGAAGAGAGTGGAGTGTTCTAGTTAGGTAAGTCAGTCTGCTCCAGATAAGAAAAGGATGTATGGCACGGAAGTGCCGAGAGGAGTCTGCCAAGGACCTCATGGACTCAAGGAACTCAAGATTgcttccctgctgggtagattttAACTGACTGCTCAGTTTCTCCAACCCCAGTGCCTGTGCCCCTATCCCCCGGCCACTTAGAAATTGTGATTGTATTATTAATGTTCTCTTGTTGAGAAACTCCCAAGAAAGGAACAGTCAGGGCTGGACTTCGGGTTCTCTGTgaagaagttttgttttgttttgccaagAGATTCACAAGTAAGGTTTGTAGCTGACTCTTCTGGGTAGCAAGAGCCTCTGTTTCACTCAGCCTCAGATAGGCTTGGGTGGATGAGCAGTCGCTGGAGGCAAAACGTTTGTCCCTCAGGTAAGGTAGCTTTTTGACACTGGGGAGGTGCGATATGTGGTTACCATTTTTAAATTCTGCACCATCTAAGCGTTACTACACAAACTGAATATGTTGGAAATTGCTTACTTTTGAAAAGCAAGTGACTTTGAGTTTCCATGGTATTTCTTTAGTAATTTATTAGCAAGCTGGTATGAGATAGAAGGTTGCTTTATTGATGCCAAACTTGAATGTATCATTCTTAGTGACACTTTGCTGTACTTCTGGAGGTACCTCAGCAACTCTATTCACTGTGGCAGATGTGCCGACATGTGTGTTGTTGGGTCCAGAAGCCTGTGTGTACCCATCTGATGAAGTCGCCAGCGCTGGCTGAAAAATCCAAATTCCAGCCAATGCTTTGGGCCAAGGAGAGATAATAGAAAATGTGCAAAGCAGTATTGTTTATATTAGATGGacacagtaataaaaaattaagctACACACAGTAGTAGCTTGAAACAGTACTGTCTCCTAGGGTCTGGTCTTTAGGCCAGATCAGGTTATGGGACCCCATAGATTATGTACTTGAACTAAACATTGGTGGGAAGTTAAAGACTTTTCCAAAAACTAACAAAGCAAGAGATCTATATATTGGAATGGAATGTATGGTTTGCTGTATTTCAAGTGGGGTCTTCAGTGCAGCAGGTAGACCTAGTTACATGGTTACATAAGGGATGGAAAGAAAGCTACTGTTAAAAAGTTTTTATCCCCCTACTGCCACTTCTAAAAAAAGAAGTCTTTTTAGACTTCTTATTCTCCTGTGCATGTTAGGATGGCTGGTGATGACCCGAACATCTTAGTAACTGACAAAGATCTTACTAGGAGAACATAAGCAGTATTTAGATTA is a genomic window containing:
- the Dcun1d3 gene encoding DCN1-like protein 3 encodes the protein MGQCVTKCKNPSSTLGSKNGDREPSSKSHSRRGAGHREEQVPPCGKPAGDILVNGTKKAEAATEACQLPTSSGDAGRESKTNAEESSLQRLEELFRRYKDEREDAILEEGMERFCNDLCVDPTEFRVLLLAWKFQAATMCKFTRKEFFDGCKAISADSIDGICARFPSLLTEAKQEDKFKDLYRFTFQFGLDSEEGQRSLHREIAIALWKLVFTQNNPPVLDQWLNFLTENPSGIKGISRDTWNMFLNFTQVIGPDLSNYSEDEAWPSLFDTFVEWEMERRKREAEGRGALSSGPEGLCPEEQT